The Novosphingobium humi DNA window TGGCAGTTGCACCTATTCTCAGCTGGGAAGGACTGAGCCTGATCCAGGGATCGGGCTGGCTTTTTCGCGACCTCGACATTTTCATCGCCCCGCGCGATCGGCTTGCGCTGATCGGGCGCAATGGTGCGGGCAAGACCACCTTGCTGCGCCTGATCGCGGGCACGCTGGATGCGGACAAGGGCAAGCGTTCGATCCAGCCGGGAACCAAGGTCGTGGTGCTGGAGCAGGACCCGGATTTCGGCGGTTGCTCGCGCCTGCTCGATTATTGCCTGAAGGGGCCGGACGCCCCGCCCCAGCATGAGGTCGAATCCATCGCCAGCCAGTTGGGCATCGACCTGAACCGCGAGGCCGCCAGCGCCTCGGGCGGCGAGCGTCGCCGGGCGGCGATCTGCCGCGCTCTGGCCAGCGAGCCGGACCTGCTGCTGCTGGACGAGCCGACCAACCATATGGATCTGGCCGCGATCGACTGGCTGGAAAGCTGGTTGCAGCGCTATACCGGCGCCTTTGTCGTCATCAGCCACGACCGAACCTTTTTGACGCGCCTGACGCGGGCAACGCTGTGGCTGGATCGCGGATCGCTGCGGCGGCGCGAGGTCGGCTTTGGCGGCTATGAGGCGTGGGAAGAGGAAGTTTACGCCAATGAGGCGCGCGCGGCCGAAAAGCTGGACGCCAAGCTGAAGCTGGAAACGCACTGGCTTTCGCGCGGGGTCACAGCGCGACGCAAGCGCAATCAAGGGCGTCTGGAAAAGCTTTATCAGATGCGGGCGCAGCGGGCGTCCATGCTCAGCCCTCAGGGCGCGGCCAAGATGAAGCTGGCCAGCGACGATGTGAAAACCAAATCGGTGATCGTGGCCGAGGGCGTATCGAAGAAATTCGGCGACCGCACCATCATCCGCGATTTTAACCTGCGCATCCAGCGCGGCGACCGGATCGGCCTTGTCGGCGGCAATGGCGCGGGCAAGACCACCTTGCTTAAAATGCTGACCGGCGAGTTGGAGCCGGACACCGGCACGGTGAAGCTGGCGCAGACGCTTTCGGGCGTGATGATCGACCAGCAGCGCAGCCTGTTAAGCCCGGAAAAGCGCATCCGCGATGTGCTGGCCGAAGGCGGCGACTGGGTCGATGTGCGCGGTGAGAAAAAGCATGTTCAGGGCTATCTCAAGGACTTCCTGTTCGATCCGGGCCTGATCGAGGCGCGGGTCGGCACGCTCTCGGGCGGCGAACGTTCGCGCTTGCTGCTGGCGCGCGAATTTGCGCGGACCTCCAATCTGTTGGTGCTGGACGAACCGACCAATGATCTCGATCTGGAAACGCTCGACCTGCTGCAGGAAGTGATCGCCGATTATGACGGCACGGTGCTGATCGTATCGCATGACCGCGACTTTCTGGATCGCACCTGCACGGTCACGCTGGGGCTGGACGGATCGGGGCGGGTCGATATCGTCGCGGGCGGCTATGCCGATTGGGAAAAGCAGCGCCAGCAGCGCAATGCTCCGGCGGCCAAAAAGGCCGCCGCGGCCGACAAGACCGAGGCCGCGCCTGCGGTCATGCCCGTGCGCAACAAGGTCAAGCTGAGCTATAAGGACCAGCGCGATTACGACCTGCTTCCCGCCCGGATCGAGGCGCTGGACGGCGAAATTGCCAAGCTGGAGGCCGCGCTGGCCGATGGGGATCTCTATACCCAGAACCCGGCCCGTTTTGCGCAATTGACCGCCGCGCTGGACAGGGCGCGCGCGGAAAAGGATGCTGCCGAAGAGCGCTGGCTGGAATTGGCGGAGATGGTGGAGGCATAACGCCTCCCCTCACCCGATCCGATAGAATTCGGCCACCCGGTCAAGCGCCAGCTTCAGCACCAGCTTGCCTGACCGCACAGGCCATTCCAGCGCCTTTTCCGCCACGGGCAGACTGTCGCCTGCGCAAACCACGCGCCAGAGAATATCGCCCAGCCCTTTTCCGGCCACGGCCAGCGCGCCGTCGAAGCGGGCCTTGGCCGCAATCTGGCGTTCTGTGGGGTTAAGGTCGTGATCATGGCGGCTGCCCCGGACGGCAACGGGTTCCCAGCGCATCGACATGCCGGGGGCAAGCTGCGCCGTTTCCCAATCGGCGCGCAGCCGCTCGCCCGCATCATATTCGCGATCGGTCAGATGGCCGCGCGCATGAAGCCAGGTAAGCGGCGATTCGCACAAATTAACCGTCACGCTGCGCCCCGATCGGCGAGATTTTCCCCGCCCTGGCCCCTCTGCGGTTAATTCCCGTTCGACAAGTTGGCGATTCATAGTAGTATCCCCTTAGGTTTCTTCTGCCATTCCTTGCAAAGAGTTTGCCAAGCCGGGCAAATTGTAGGAAAGTGAAAAAACCGGATTGGTTCGAGGGGTCGGCTAGTCATGATTAACCGCATACGTGATATTCGCAGACAAAAGGGCATGACGCTGGCCGATGTGGCGGCGCGCTGCTCACCGCCCACAACGGCGCAGACAATTGGCAGGCTGGAAACCGGCACGCGCAATCTCTCGCTCATCTGGATGAACCGGATCGCCCTTGCGCTTGAGGTCGATCCTGAGCTTCTGGTGCGCGGCGATGCTGCCGAACAGGCCAAGATGGTCGCTCGCCTGACCGATGTCGGGGCCGAGGCGCTGACCACGCCGCGCGATGCCATCCTGCCTTCCGAACTGGTGGGCGAAGGCACGCAGATGGCCATGGCGGTGGAAACCGGCGCGGGCGACTACCGCAGCGGCGACCAGATCTGGCTGCGCCAGATGCAGCCTGATCAATTCTCCAAATTGGTTAACCGTGACGTGCTTGCACCGCGTCCGGGGGGGCGATTCGTTTTTGGCCGCCTGATCGACCGTGACGAGCATCGCATCGCCCTGCTGCCCCCCGGCATCGGCCATCGCCAGTTGGTGATCGACAGTCCGCCGTGGCTGGCCGTTGCCGAAATGTTAGTGAGGAAGCTGTAATCACCCGCGCATGATGCGCGTCCTTTCTCTATCCACGCTGTTCCCCTCGCCCATGCGCGGGGGGTTTGGCAAATTCGTCGCCAATCAGATGGCGGCGCTCCATCGGCTGGGCGGGGTTGATCTGACCATGATCAACCCTGTCGGCCTGCCTCCTTTCCCGCTCAGCCTGCGCCGCCCCTATCGGGATTGGGCGCAATGTCCCGCGCAATCGCAACTGGGCGGGCTGACGGTGTTGCATCCGCGCTTCACGCTGATCCCGATGATCGGGGGCGATGGCAATCCGGCCCGGATCGCGCGCGCGATCCTCCCGCTGGTGCGGCGGCTTCATGCAGAAAAGCCGTTCGATCTGGTCGATGCGCAATTCTTCTTTCCCGATGGCCCGGCCGCCGCGATCATCGCGCGCGAATTGGGCCTGCCGCTGACGATCAAGGCGCGCGGATCGGACATCCATTACTGGGGCGGTCGACCGGCGGCCCTGCGCCAAATGCTGGCGGCCGCCGATGAGGCCGCAGCGCTGCTGACGGTTTCGGCGGCGCTGGGGCGCGACATGGCCGCGCTGGGCATGGATGAGGCCAAACTGCGCGTGCATTACACCGGGCTGGACCGCGAACGTTTCACACCAACCCCGCGCGATGAGGCACGCGCCGCTCTCCCCGACCGGCTTGGGCTGATCCTTCCCAAAGGGGCACCCTTACTGGTTTGTCCCGGCGCGCTGATCGCCATCAAGGGGCAGGCGCTGGCCATCGGCGCGCTGGCCGATTTGCCCGATGCGCATCTCGCGCTGGCCGGAACGGGGCCGGACGAGGCTGCGCTCCGCCAGCAAGCCGCCCCCTTTGCCCCGCGCGTCCATTTCCTTGGACAGGTCAGCCATGACGCCCTGCCCCTGCTGATGAGCGCGGCCGATGCCGTCATCCTGCCCTCCGAACGAGAGGGGCTGGCCAATGTCTGGATCGAGGCGCTGGCCTGCGGGGCGCCTTTGGTGATCCCCGATATTGGCGGCGCGCGCGAGGTGGTCAGTTCGCCCATGGCGGGCCGGATTGCGGAGCGTAGCCCGGCGGCCATTGCAGCGGCGGTAGCCGAATTGCTGGCCACGCCGATGGAACAGGCAGATGTGGCCGCGCAGGTGGCGGGCTTTAGCTGGGAGGCCAATGCGGGGAGGCTGAAGGAAATTTGGCAGGAGGCAAGGTAGCCTTCGGCGGGCAAAGGGTCTCGACCCTTTGCATTCCCATGACTGGGTGGAGTAAAATCCCAAAGCTCCCCGCGCCGCAGGCCAAAAAAAAGCGGCTTCGCCGCACAAAGCAACGAAGCCGCCCAAAACCTATTAACGGGATTGCCAAGGGACAAGTCCCTTGGCCCACCGGAGGCAAACCCTATTTAGGGCGCCTCATCCTTCGCCCCCTCACCCGGCACAAAGCTGGTCGGGTTGACCTTAAGCCAGATCAGCATCGGCGCTGCGGCATAGATCGAGGAATAGGTGCACACGAAAATGCCCAGGATCAGCGCCGCCGAAAAACCGAAGATCACCTTGGGCCCCAAGAGCAGCAGCGCAATCAGCGTGATCAGCATCGTGCCAGAAGTCACCACCGTACGCGCCAGCGTTTCGTTGACCGACAGGTCGAGCAGTTCCTCCAGCGGCATCTTGCGATACTTCTTCAGGTTCTCGCGGATGCGGTCATAGACCACGATCGTGTCGTTAAGCGAATAGCCGATCACCGTCAGGATCGCCGCCACGATGGTCAGGTCGAACTCCATCTGCGTCACCGCAAACAGACCCAGCACCAGCGACACGTCATGCACAAGGCTGACCAGAGCGCCGACGCCGAATTGCCATTCAAAGCGGTACCAGATGAAGATCGAGATCGCGATGCTGGCAAAGCCCAGCGCCTTGAACGCGGTCCAGCCCAACTCCTTCGACACCTTGCCCGACACCGAATCGACGCCATCGACGCGCGCATCGGCATGGCCCTGCTTGACGGTGGCGGTGATCCTCTTGGCCATGGCATCGGCCAGTGCGGCGTCCTTGTCCGACCCTTCGGGCAGGCGCAGGCGGATCGAGATCTCATTGGGCTTGCCAAAGGTCTGGATGATCGGTTCGCCATAGCCCAACGCCTCGACCTCGCCGCGCAATTGGGCGATGGGTGCCGTCGCGCTTTGCGTGAAGGTAACGCGGATCATCTGGCCACCCACAAAGTCCACGCCCATGTTCAGCCCATGGGTGAACATCAGCGTCCAACTGCCCAGCATCAGCAGGACAGAGATGATCGTGGTCGGCCACTGCCACTTCAAAAAGTGGAGATTGGTGTTGTCAGGGACGAGTTTAAGCAAACGCATGGAAAATCACCCCTATCAGATATGCAGGTCAGACGGGCGCGCGCGGCGCAGCCAGCCTGCCACCCACATGCGGGTGAGGAAAACAGCGGTGAACACCGAGGTCGCGATACCGATCATCAGCACCACGGCAAAACCCTTGATCGGGCCGGAGCCGAATTCAAACATCAGCACGGCCGCGATGATATGGGTAATGTTGGCGTCGAAAATGGTGCGGCTTGCCTCTTTATAGCCCAGTTCGACCGACTGCACGACCTTGCGGCCGCGCCGCCGCTCTTCGCGGATGCGCTCGTTGATCAGCACGTTGGCGTCCACCGCCGCGCCGATGGTCAGCACGAAACCGGCAATGCCCGGCAGCGTCAGCGTGGTGTTGAACACCGCCATGATGCCCAGAATCATCAGCACGTTGATGATGACCGCCATGTTGGCATAGATGCCGAAGCGGCCGTAGGTGACCGCCATGAACAGCACAACCAACGCGGTGCCGACCACCATGGCGATCATGCCCTTGTGGATCGAATCGGCGCCAAGGTCGGGGCCGACCGTGCGCTCCTCAACCACCTTCAGGTCCACCGGCAGCGCGCCCGAACGCAGCGCAATCGCCAATTGGTTCGCGCTTTCCACGGTAAAGCTGCCCGAAATCTGGGCGCTGCCGCCCATGATCGGCTCGTTGATGTTGGGGGCCGAGAGCACCTTGCCGTCCAGAATAATGGCGAAAGGCTTGCCGACATTCTGGCTGGTCAGGCGGGCGAATTGTTCGCCGCCCTGATTGTCAAAGGTGATTGAGACAACCGGTTCATTATGCTGGCTGAAGCTCTGCGTGGCATTGGTCAGGCGATCGCCCTTGATGCCGCCCAGACGCTTGACCGCAATCGCGCCCTGGCCATTGGCAAAGGGCACGATTTCATCGCCCGGCGCCGCGACGCCGCCCGCCAATCCGTTCTGATCGACCAGCTTGAATTCCAGCTTGGCGGTCTGGCCCAGCAAGGCCTTCAACGCGGCCGGATCCGACAGGCCGGGCACCTGCACCACGATGCGGTCGGCGCCCTGACGGATGATGGTAGGTTCGCGCGTGCCCATGGCGTCGATGCGCTTGCGTACCACTTCGGTGGCGGTTTCCATCGCCTTGTCGATGGCGTCGGCAATGCCTTCCTTGGTCGGCGTCAGCACGAAACGGGTGGTGTCGACCACCTGAATGTCCCAATCGCGCTTGCCCGAAAGCCCCGCGCCATTGGTCAGCGGCACCAGCACTTCGCGCGCGGCGTCCACTTCGGCGGCGCTGGCCACCATGAAGGAGAGCACGCCGCCCTTGGTGGAAATATCGCCGTAATGCACGTTGCCCGCCTTCTTCAGGGCGGCGCGCACTTCTTCTTCCTTGCCTTCAAGGCGCTGCGAAACCACCTGATCGGCATTGGCTTCGAGCAACAGGTGGCTGCCGCCGGCAAGGTCGAGGCCAAGGTTGATCTTGGGATTGGGCAGCGAGGAGGGCCAGTTGCCCCCGGCCCATGACACTATCGAAGGCACGGCGGCGGCCACGCAAAGCAGCGTGAGCGCCCAGTACCAAAGCTGTTTCCAGCGGGGAAAATCGAGCATGGGTTCATCCGGCTCTAGAAATGAAAAGCGCCCCCCCCCAAGATCATTGGGCGCGGGGCCAGAAGCGCGCACATAAGAACGCCCCAAGCCTCGTTCAAGCTCGGGGCGTCCAAGTGATCAGTCGTTGGCGGGCTTGCCCGTGCCGGGGACCACCACGTCCGAAATCGTGGCCCGCACGGCGCGCACGCGCGTGTTGGGTGCGATTTCCAGTTCGAGATAGTCGTCATCGGCCTTGACCACCTTGGCCAGCAGGCCGCCCGCGGTAATCACCATGTCATTCTTCTTGATCCCTTCCAGCTTGGCCTTCTGGGCCTTTTGCTGGGCCATTTGCGGGCGCAGGAACAGAAACCACATGACAATGCCCATCAGCACCAGCGGCAGGAACTGCAGCCATGCGGGGGGCTGGCCACCGGCAGCGGCGGCGGAAAGAAGCGAAAGCGTTTGGATCGACACGGGAAAACACCCTTGCGCAGGAATAACAGGAACCGGATCTGGCCGATGGGGTGGGATCAAACCCGCCTTCTCGCGCCTCCCCCGAAGTGACCGAGCGCCTAGCAGCTTATCCGGATCATATCAATGTGACGGGGCAAGGACTGGCCGAATGCCCGAAATGGCTGGGTTTTGATCTGGGCCTTGATAGAGCGGGCAAAAAATTTGCCAGAAAAATGCAAAAAGATGATTGCCATGCCCGAAAAGCCCTCCTATAGGCGCGCCTCCGGCAGGGCAACGCCCCACCGGAAACAACCAAGGTCGGGACGTAGCGCAGCCTGGTAGCGCATCACACTGGGGGTGTGGGGGTCGGAGGTTCGAATCCTCTCGTCCCGACCAATTGGTTTCAAAAAGGCGATTGCCCCGGCGGCGGTCGTCTTTTTTGTTGCCCGATTTCCTACTTAAACCGATTTGGTTATCCCACTCTCCCAGCCGGAGAGCGACCATGCCCGAATCAGCCGATCCATTGCCCAGCGCCGCACAGCCCCAAACGGCCCAGATTGAGGCCGCCTCTCCTGATCGCTACATCAGCCGGGCGCGGCCCAGCTTTCTCTATCTGATGTATGGCATGATTCTGCT harbors:
- a CDS encoding ABC-F family ATP-binding cassette domain-containing protein, translated to MAVAPILSWEGLSLIQGSGWLFRDLDIFIAPRDRLALIGRNGAGKTTLLRLIAGTLDADKGKRSIQPGTKVVVLEQDPDFGGCSRLLDYCLKGPDAPPQHEVESIASQLGIDLNREAASASGGERRRAAICRALASEPDLLLLDEPTNHMDLAAIDWLESWLQRYTGAFVVISHDRTFLTRLTRATLWLDRGSLRRREVGFGGYEAWEEEVYANEARAAEKLDAKLKLETHWLSRGVTARRKRNQGRLEKLYQMRAQRASMLSPQGAAKMKLASDDVKTKSVIVAEGVSKKFGDRTIIRDFNLRIQRGDRIGLVGGNGAGKTTLLKMLTGELEPDTGTVKLAQTLSGVMIDQQRSLLSPEKRIRDVLAEGGDWVDVRGEKKHVQGYLKDFLFDPGLIEARVGTLSGGERSRLLLAREFARTSNLLVLDEPTNDLDLETLDLLQEVIADYDGTVLIVSHDRDFLDRTCTVTLGLDGSGRVDIVAGGYADWEKQRQQRNAPAAKKAAAADKTEAAPAVMPVRNKVKLSYKDQRDYDLLPARIEALDGEIAKLEAALADGDLYTQNPARFAQLTAALDRARAEKDAAEERWLELAEMVEA
- a CDS encoding glycosyltransferase, producing the protein MRVLSLSTLFPSPMRGGFGKFVANQMAALHRLGGVDLTMINPVGLPPFPLSLRRPYRDWAQCPAQSQLGGLTVLHPRFTLIPMIGGDGNPARIARAILPLVRRLHAEKPFDLVDAQFFFPDGPAAAIIARELGLPLTIKARGSDIHYWGGRPAALRQMLAAADEAAALLTVSAALGRDMAALGMDEAKLRVHYTGLDRERFTPTPRDEARAALPDRLGLILPKGAPLLVCPGALIAIKGQALAIGALADLPDAHLALAGTGPDEAALRQQAAPFAPRVHFLGQVSHDALPLLMSAADAVILPSEREGLANVWIEALACGAPLVIPDIGGAREVVSSPMAGRIAERSPAAIAAAVAELLATPMEQADVAAQVAGFSWEANAGRLKEIWQEAR
- a CDS encoding helix-turn-helix domain-containing protein; this translates as MINRIRDIRRQKGMTLADVAARCSPPTTAQTIGRLETGTRNLSLIWMNRIALALEVDPELLVRGDAAEQAKMVARLTDVGAEALTTPRDAILPSELVGEGTQMAMAVETGAGDYRSGDQIWLRQMQPDQFSKLVNRDVLAPRPGGRFVFGRLIDRDEHRIALLPPGIGHRQLVIDSPPWLAVAEMLVRKL
- the yajC gene encoding preprotein translocase subunit YajC — protein: MSIQTLSLLSAAAAGGQPPAWLQFLPLVLMGIVMWFLFLRPQMAQQKAQKAKLEGIKKNDMVITAGGLLAKVVKADDDYLELEIAPNTRVRAVRATISDVVVPGTGKPAND
- a CDS encoding DUF6456 domain-containing protein, producing MNRQLVERELTAEGPGRGKSRRSGRSVTVNLCESPLTWLHARGHLTDREYDAGERLRADWETAQLAPGMSMRWEPVAVRGSRHDHDLNPTERQIAAKARFDGALAVAGKGLGDILWRVVCAGDSLPVAEKALEWPVRSGKLVLKLALDRVAEFYRIG
- the secD gene encoding protein translocase subunit SecD — translated: MLDFPRWKQLWYWALTLLCVAAAVPSIVSWAGGNWPSSLPNPKINLGLDLAGGSHLLLEANADQVVSQRLEGKEEEVRAALKKAGNVHYGDISTKGGVLSFMVASAAEVDAAREVLVPLTNGAGLSGKRDWDIQVVDTTRFVLTPTKEGIADAIDKAMETATEVVRKRIDAMGTREPTIIRQGADRIVVQVPGLSDPAALKALLGQTAKLEFKLVDQNGLAGGVAAPGDEIVPFANGQGAIAVKRLGGIKGDRLTNATQSFSQHNEPVVSITFDNQGGEQFARLTSQNVGKPFAIILDGKVLSAPNINEPIMGGSAQISGSFTVESANQLAIALRSGALPVDLKVVEERTVGPDLGADSIHKGMIAMVVGTALVVLFMAVTYGRFGIYANMAVIINVLMILGIMAVFNTTLTLPGIAGFVLTIGAAVDANVLINERIREERRRGRKVVQSVELGYKEASRTIFDANITHIIAAVLMFEFGSGPIKGFAVVLMIGIATSVFTAVFLTRMWVAGWLRRARPSDLHI
- the secF gene encoding protein translocase subunit SecF, translating into MRLLKLVPDNTNLHFLKWQWPTTIISVLLMLGSWTLMFTHGLNMGVDFVGGQMIRVTFTQSATAPIAQLRGEVEALGYGEPIIQTFGKPNEISIRLRLPEGSDKDAALADAMAKRITATVKQGHADARVDGVDSVSGKVSKELGWTAFKALGFASIAISIFIWYRFEWQFGVGALVSLVHDVSLVLGLFAVTQMEFDLTIVAAILTVIGYSLNDTIVVYDRIRENLKKYRKMPLEELLDLSVNETLARTVVTSGTMLITLIALLLLGPKVIFGFSAALILGIFVCTYSSIYAAAPMLIWLKVNPTSFVPGEGAKDEAP